One segment of Meleagris gallopavo isolate NT-WF06-2002-E0010 breed Aviagen turkey brand Nicholas breeding stock chromosome 8, Turkey_5.1, whole genome shotgun sequence DNA contains the following:
- the RGS10 gene encoding regulator of G-protein signaling 10, whose product MNVVLLPCGVPTALPQSPLQQAEINDSEGHPSSSRQSLKGTSEWATSLENLLEDPEGVKRFREFLKKEFSEENVLFWLACEEFKKTQGKKQMREKAKEIYMTFLSSKASSQVNVEGQSRLNETILETPHPLMFQKLQDQIFNLMKYDSYSRFLKSDIFLNHKKSEEQEENSSEAQTAAKRASRIYNT is encoded by the exons ATGAACGTGGTGCTTTTGCCGTGCGgtgtgcccacagccctgccgCAGAGCCCGTTGCAGCAGGCAG AGATAAATGACAGCGAGGGTCACCCAAGCAGCAGCCGCCAGAGCTTGAAAGGAACCTCAGAATGGGCTACATCGCTGGAGAACCTCCTTGAAGATCCAGAAGGAGTTAAACGATTTAGG gagttcttaaagaaagaattcagcgaagaaaatgttttgttctggTTAGCATGTGAAGAATTTAAgaaaacacagggaaaaaaacag ATGAGAGAGAAAGCTAAAGAAATATACATGACTTTCCTGTCAAGTAAAGCTTCATCACAAGTCAATGTTGAAGGGCAGTCACGTTTGAATGAGACGATTTTGGAGACACCTCACCCTCTAATGTTTCAGAAGCTGCAGGATCAG ATATTCAATCTCATGAAATACGACAGCTACAGCCGCTTCTTAAAGTCAGACATATTCCTAAACCATAAGAAGTCTGAGGAGCAAGAGGAGAATTCATCAGAAGCTCAGACTGCAGCTAAGAGAGCATCAAGAATTTACAACACATGA